GGAACAGGTAGCCGGCGGTGCGGATTCCGACCGTCTCCGGATCGCCCACGCCCGGAGGGTTCGCCGGGTACTTAAGGAAAGGCACGAGAAAGTAGGCGCCGAATCCGGCAAGCGCGATCTTCATCGACCGCTCCCACGGGGTGCCGCCCATCCGGCGGCTGAGGACGTAGAAAAGGATTCCGAGCACCCCGCCGACCGCCAAGCCGAACAGCCCGCTTGCCAGCACCATGCCGAGGTGCTGCTCACCGCGGGTGAAGACCTCTTCGCTTGCGTGACCGGCAGACGCAGCATGCTCCAGTCGGATCGCCCGGTCGATGGAAGGCTCGCCGGCTACGAGCAAGAACAGACCTGATGCCAGACCGCCGAGCAATCCGGCCCCCAACCCCCGGCCCAGGCTTGCGCCGGCGGAGTTGGCTCGAGCAGATGCGGCAGCCCGGGTCTTACGTGCCGGTCCGACCGCTTTGCCCAGCGACGGTCCGTGCGAGCTCACCGGCTGCTAGTGGCAGGCCATGGCCATGAAGTGGCGGCCGTCGTGGAAGAGCTCGTGCAGATAGTTTCCGGTGACTGCGGCTTTCCCGATGACCGGCTCGAGAAGCTGGCCCTGGTCGAATCCGATCGCAAAAACCAGAAGCGCCAGGAAGGCCATGACGAACCAGGTCCAGATCGGAATGGGGGGAAACTCGAGGGCTGCGGAATCCTGCATAACTCCTCCTCTCACCGGAATACCGATCACTATATTAGACGTCTCATTGACTTTGCTACTAGTTATTTGCGGCCTTGGCGACGGTTGTCGCGGCCCCCATAACCTCCGAGTAGATCTCGATGTGGCGGGCCGCGCACTCCTCCCAGGTGTAACGGGCGGCGATGCCGGGACCGCTCCTGCCGAGGCGCCGTCGGAAGTCCGGATTGTCGACCAACTTCGATATCCCGGCAGCGATACTGCCTGCGTCC
This window of the Actinomycetota bacterium genome carries:
- a CDS encoding CbtB-domain containing protein, with the translated sequence MQDSAALEFPPIPIWTWFVMAFLALLVFAIGFDQGQLLEPVIGKAAVTGNYLHELFHDGRHFMAMACH
- a CDS encoding CbtA family protein, whose protein sequence is MSSHGPSLGKAVGPARKTRAAASARANSAGASLGRGLGAGLLGGLASGLFLLVAGEPSIDRAIRLEHAASAGHASEEVFTRGEQHLGMVLASGLFGLAVGGVLGILFYVLSRRMGGTPWERSMKIALAGFGAYFLVPFLKYPANPPGVGDPETVGIRTAGYLFLVLVSVAGCFLGMAVARRLKARGTPAHYRHLTVAAAYLLLVGTAFFALPPAVKPDSIPSGLLWDFRMASIGGQAVLWTCTGVTLGLLSMRAHRRTAAAGESLPVTEQEV